In Lonchura striata isolate bLonStr1 chromosome 30, bLonStr1.mat, whole genome shotgun sequence, a single genomic region encodes these proteins:
- the RNPEP gene encoding aminopeptidase B isoform X1, giving the protein MAAPAAVRDRAPVRDAASASSAGPWSLRHLHLELRVSFAAAGAGRLRGRARLELRCERGAGGAELRLDAHPALAVSRAALLPPPGGPGDAAGQALPVESRPFASYGSALHIALPQAPRAGQLLTLLIDYEAGEGPGVCWLSPEQTAGKQKPYMYTQGQAVLNRSFFPCFDTPSVKFTYSATVKVPEGFTAVMSATSWEKQKDNTFVFKMSQPIPSYLIALVVGDIVSADVGPRSRVWAEPCLIEAAKKEYDGVIEEFLVVGEKLFGPYVWGRYDILFMPPSFPFGGMENPCLTFVTPCLLAGDRSLVDVIIHEISHSWFGNLVTNATWGEFWLNEGFTMYAQRRISTEVYGLPYTCLEAATGRALLRQHMDATGEDHPLNKLRVVIEPGVNPDDTYNETPYEKGYCFVSYLAHLVGDQSKFDAFLQAYVNRFKFQSITADDTLEFFLEYFPELKEKGVDSIPGFEFDRWLNTPGWPPYLPDLSPGQQLMRPAEELAELWAADSLNMEAIEAVDIMGWRTYQLVYFLDQVLQKSPLPEGNVKRLSKMYPKISKAQNAELRLRWCQIVLKNNLEAEYSKVKDFLHSQGKQKYTLPLYRAMWGGSEATRALAMETFSATAPQLHVNVQNYVKKILGLGGAEA; this is encoded by the exons atggcggccccggcggcggtgCGGGACAGGGCCCCGGTGCGGGACGCGGCCTCGGCCAGCAGCGCGGGCCCGTGGTCGCTGCGGCACCTGCACCTGGAGCTGCGCGTGTCCTTCGCGgccgcgggcgcggggcggctgcGCGGGCGGGCGCGGCTGGAGCTGCGCTGCgagcgcggcgcgggcggcgcggagCTGCGGCTGGACGCGCACCCCGCGCTGGCCGTGAGCCGCGCCGCGCTCCTGCCGccgccgggcgggcccggggaCGCGGCCGGGCAGGCGCTGCCCGTGGAGAGCCGGCCCTTCGCCAGCTATGGCAGCGCCCTGCACATCGCCCTGCCCCAGGCCCCCCGCGCCGGGCAGCTGCTCACCCTCCTCATCGACTACGAGGCGGGCGAGGGGCCCGGG GTGTGCTGGCTGTCCCCTGAGCAGACAGCGGGGAAGCAGAAGCCCTACATGTACACACAGGGCCAGGCTGTCCTCAACAGGTCCTTTTTCCCCTGCTTTGACACCCCCTCAGTCAAGTTCACCTATTCAGCCACTGTGAAG GTCCCCGAGGGCTTCACGGCTGTGATGAGTGCCACGAGctgggagaagcagaaggaTAACACCTTTGTATTCAAGATGTCCCAGCCAATCCCCTCCTACCTGATTGCTCTGGTTGTTGGGGACATTGTGTCTGCTGATGTTGGCCCAAG GAGCCGTGTCTGGGCCGAGCCCTGCCTGATCGAGGCTGCCAAGAAGGAGTATGATGGAGTGATTGAGGAGTTCCTGGTGGTTGGAGAGAAACTCTTTGGACCTTATGTTTGGGGCAG GTACGACATCCTGTTCATGCCGCCCTCCTTCCCCTTTGGTGGCATGGAGAACCCCTGCCTCACCTTCGTCACGCCGTGCCTGCTGGCCGGGGACCGCTCCTTGGTGGACGTCATCATCCACGAGATCTCCCACAGCTGGTTTGGCAACTTGGTCACCAACGCCACGTGGGGCGAGTTCTGGCTCAACGAGGGCTTCACCATGTACGCCCAGAGGCGCATCTCCACCGAGGTCTACG GTTTGCCCTACACCTGCCTGGAGGCTGCCACGGGAAGGGCCCTCCTGCGCCAGCACATGGACGCCACGGGGGAGGACCATCCCCTCAACAAGCTGCGGGTGGTGATCGAGCCAG GTGTCAATCCAGATGACACATACAATGAAACGCCCTATGAGAAGGGGTACTGCTTCGTTAGCTACTTGGCGCATCTTGTGGGCGACCAGAGCAAGTTTGATGCCTTCCTCCAG GCCTACGTGAACCGGTTCAAGTTCCAGAGCATCACTGCAGATGACACCCTCGAGTTCTTCCTGGAGTACTTCCCAGAGCTGAAGGAGAAAGGCGTGGACTCCATCCCAG GGTTTGAATTTGACCGCTGGCTGAACACACCGGGCTGGCCGCCCTACCTGCCTGACCTGTCACCGGGGCAGCAGCTGATGAGGCCGGcggaggagctggcagagctctgggcagctgaCAGCTTGAACATGGAGGCGATTGAAGCCGTGGACATCATGGGCTGGAGGACGTACCAGTTGGTGTATTTCCTGGATCAGGTCCTGCAGAAATCCCCCCTGCCTGAAG GAAATGTGAAAAGGCTGAGCAAGATGTACCCCAAGATCTCCAAGGCCCAGAATGCTGAGCTTCGACTGCGCTGGTGCCAGATTGTCCTCAAGAACAACCTGGAGGCTGAGTACAGCAAAGTCAAGGACTTCCTGCACAGCCAG GGCAAGCAGAAGTACACGCTGCCCCTGTACCGCGCCATGTGGGGCGGCTCCGAGGCCACGCGGGCCCTGGCCATGGAGACCTTCTCTGCCACGGCCCCCCAGCTCCACGTCAACGTGCAGAACTACGTCAAGAAGATCCTGGGCTTGGGGGGGGCTGAGGCCTGA
- the RNPEP gene encoding aminopeptidase B isoform X2, which translates to MPPSFPFGGMENPCLTFVTPCLLAGDRSLVDVIIHEISHSWFGNLVTNATWGEFWLNEGFTMYAQRRISTEVYGLPYTCLEAATGRALLRQHMDATGEDHPLNKLRVVIEPGVNPDDTYNETPYEKGYCFVSYLAHLVGDQSKFDAFLQAYVNRFKFQSITADDTLEFFLEYFPELKEKGVDSIPGFEFDRWLNTPGWPPYLPDLSPGQQLMRPAEELAELWAADSLNMEAIEAVDIMGWRTYQLVYFLDQVLQKSPLPEGNVKRLSKMYPKISKAQNAELRLRWCQIVLKNNLEAEYSKVKDFLHSQGKQKYTLPLYRAMWGGSEATRALAMETFSATAPQLHVNVQNYVKKILGLGGAEA; encoded by the exons ATGCCGCCCTCCTTCCCCTTTGGTGGCATGGAGAACCCCTGCCTCACCTTCGTCACGCCGTGCCTGCTGGCCGGGGACCGCTCCTTGGTGGACGTCATCATCCACGAGATCTCCCACAGCTGGTTTGGCAACTTGGTCACCAACGCCACGTGGGGCGAGTTCTGGCTCAACGAGGGCTTCACCATGTACGCCCAGAGGCGCATCTCCACCGAGGTCTACG GTTTGCCCTACACCTGCCTGGAGGCTGCCACGGGAAGGGCCCTCCTGCGCCAGCACATGGACGCCACGGGGGAGGACCATCCCCTCAACAAGCTGCGGGTGGTGATCGAGCCAG GTGTCAATCCAGATGACACATACAATGAAACGCCCTATGAGAAGGGGTACTGCTTCGTTAGCTACTTGGCGCATCTTGTGGGCGACCAGAGCAAGTTTGATGCCTTCCTCCAG GCCTACGTGAACCGGTTCAAGTTCCAGAGCATCACTGCAGATGACACCCTCGAGTTCTTCCTGGAGTACTTCCCAGAGCTGAAGGAGAAAGGCGTGGACTCCATCCCAG GGTTTGAATTTGACCGCTGGCTGAACACACCGGGCTGGCCGCCCTACCTGCCTGACCTGTCACCGGGGCAGCAGCTGATGAGGCCGGcggaggagctggcagagctctgggcagctgaCAGCTTGAACATGGAGGCGATTGAAGCCGTGGACATCATGGGCTGGAGGACGTACCAGTTGGTGTATTTCCTGGATCAGGTCCTGCAGAAATCCCCCCTGCCTGAAG GAAATGTGAAAAGGCTGAGCAAGATGTACCCCAAGATCTCCAAGGCCCAGAATGCTGAGCTTCGACTGCGCTGGTGCCAGATTGTCCTCAAGAACAACCTGGAGGCTGAGTACAGCAAAGTCAAGGACTTCCTGCACAGCCAG GGCAAGCAGAAGTACACGCTGCCCCTGTACCGCGCCATGTGGGGCGGCTCCGAGGCCACGCGGGCCCTGGCCATGGAGACCTTCTCTGCCACGGCCCCCCAGCTCCACGTCAACGTGCAGAACTACGTCAAGAAGATCCTGGGCTTGGGGGGGGCTGAGGCCTGA